From Amycolatopsis sp. YIM 10, the proteins below share one genomic window:
- a CDS encoding LLM class F420-dependent oxidoreductase has protein sequence MLGDMDLGIVTFLTDYGIDPVQLGRAVEERGFSSLFLAEHTHIPTSRRTPWPVVGPPQPLPRHYSHTFDPLTALAAIAATTGHIALGTAVALVNQHHPINLAKRVASVDRISGGRFELGAGPGWNNEEMANHGVDPARPVARMLEHIAAMKTIWTEEEPEFHGEFVDFDPIWSWPKPVRRPPVLIAGVGPTVLDRVLSHGDGWLPLPLFTPEHLGERIATLRERAADAGRPVNVTLYGGSPDALESYEDAGVDRVLFELHDHKNPGDALRELDHLAR, from the coding sequence ATGCTCGGGGACATGGACCTCGGCATCGTCACCTTCCTGACCGACTACGGCATCGACCCCGTCCAGTTGGGGCGAGCGGTGGAGGAACGCGGATTCAGCTCGCTGTTCCTCGCCGAGCACACGCACATCCCCACCAGCCGCCGCACGCCGTGGCCGGTGGTCGGGCCACCGCAGCCACTGCCGCGCCACTACTCGCACACGTTCGACCCGCTGACCGCGCTGGCCGCGATCGCGGCCACCACCGGGCACATCGCCCTGGGAACCGCGGTGGCGCTGGTCAACCAGCACCACCCGATCAACCTGGCCAAGCGGGTCGCGAGCGTGGACCGGATCTCCGGCGGGCGGTTCGAGCTGGGCGCCGGTCCCGGCTGGAACAACGAGGAGATGGCCAACCACGGTGTCGACCCGGCGCGGCCGGTGGCCAGGATGCTGGAGCACATCGCTGCGATGAAAACGATCTGGACCGAGGAGGAGCCGGAGTTCCACGGCGAGTTCGTCGACTTCGACCCGATCTGGTCCTGGCCCAAGCCCGTGCGCCGGCCACCGGTGCTCATCGCGGGCGTCGGGCCGACCGTGCTGGACCGTGTGCTCAGCCACGGCGACGGCTGGCTGCCGCTGCCGTTGTTCACCCCCGAGCACCTCGGTGAGCGCATCGCGACCCTGCGCGAGCGCGCCGCCGACGCCGGGCGCCCGGTGAACGTCACCCTCTACGGCGGAAGCCCGGATGCGCTCGAGTCCTATGAGGACGCAGGAGTGGACCGGGTCCTTTTCGAACTCCACGACCACAAAAACCCTGGTGACGCCCTGCGTGAACTCGATCACCTCGCCCGCTGA
- a CDS encoding PhoX family phosphatase: MRPDPASPPTLSELAQRRLSRRTALAGGLATAAASFFATAAPRPAAAAPAGLLGFPAIPPSSADEVVLPPGYRYQVLFPWGHPIEPSGPAFREDASNTAEEQARQAGDHHDGMWFFPLTAGAGRAGLLCVNHEATTEQLLHTDGKAAWTPEKTAKSMAAHGVSVVEVKQDRVGGGWRLAESKFARRITMTTPAELTGPAAGHPLLRTGADPDGVRVLGTLNNCASGPTPWRTYLTCEETINKYFYYGEQPPPAGSPEERYGIGSESPYPWYTTESRFDMRTEPNEYHRFGWVVEIDPFDPSSTPKKRTALGRMEHENAVVVKARGGEAVVYMGDDTQFDYFYKFVGAEPIDQARAGGRSPLDAGTLYVARFEAEGTGRWLPLVHGEPGLTEADGFADQAAVLVHTRLAADAAGATPMDRPEWCTVQPGTGAVFFTCTNNTARTESTDPVNPRLNNRFGHIVKIDEGGDPAAEKFDWDIFLLAGDQESGATVPAGQAFGSPDGLWFDQAGRLWIQTDGTQPLVDGAAQNNQMLAADPATGEIRRFLAGPRRCEITGITATPDGRSLFVNIQHPGDSGTPDDPRAGSNWPDFSPTGRPRSATIVITREDGGVVGGR, from the coding sequence ATGCGTCCTGACCCCGCCTCCCCGCCCACCCTTTCCGAACTGGCCCAGCGCCGCCTGTCCCGCCGGACGGCGCTGGCCGGTGGGCTCGCCACCGCGGCCGCGTCCTTCTTCGCCACCGCCGCCCCGCGCCCGGCCGCCGCGGCACCGGCCGGGCTGCTCGGCTTCCCCGCGATTCCGCCGAGCAGCGCCGACGAAGTGGTGCTGCCGCCGGGGTACCGGTACCAGGTGCTGTTCCCGTGGGGCCACCCGATCGAGCCGTCCGGCCCGGCGTTCCGTGAGGACGCGAGCAACACCGCGGAAGAACAGGCCAGGCAGGCCGGTGACCACCACGACGGCATGTGGTTCTTCCCGCTCACCGCCGGGGCCGGGCGGGCCGGACTGCTGTGCGTCAACCACGAAGCCACCACCGAGCAACTGCTGCACACCGACGGCAAGGCCGCCTGGACACCGGAGAAGACCGCGAAGTCGATGGCCGCGCACGGGGTTTCCGTGGTGGAGGTCAAGCAGGACCGCGTCGGCGGCGGCTGGCGGCTCGCCGAATCGAAGTTCGCGCGCCGGATCACCATGACCACGCCCGCCGAACTCACCGGCCCGGCGGCCGGGCACCCGCTGCTGCGCACCGGCGCCGATCCCGACGGGGTGCGGGTGCTGGGCACGCTGAACAACTGCGCGAGCGGGCCGACGCCGTGGCGCACCTATCTGACCTGCGAAGAGACGATCAACAAGTACTTCTACTACGGCGAGCAGCCACCGCCCGCGGGTTCGCCCGAGGAGCGCTACGGCATCGGCTCCGAGTCCCCGTATCCCTGGTACACCACGGAATCCCGGTTCGACATGCGGACCGAGCCGAACGAGTACCACCGGTTCGGCTGGGTGGTGGAGATCGACCCGTTCGACCCGTCGTCCACCCCGAAGAAGCGGACCGCGCTCGGCCGCATGGAGCACGAGAACGCCGTCGTGGTGAAGGCGCGCGGCGGTGAGGCCGTGGTCTACATGGGCGACGACACGCAGTTCGACTACTTCTACAAGTTCGTCGGCGCGGAGCCGATCGACCAGGCGCGGGCGGGCGGCCGCAGCCCGCTCGACGCGGGCACGCTGTACGTGGCCCGGTTCGAGGCCGAGGGCACCGGCCGCTGGCTACCCCTGGTGCACGGCGAACCCGGGCTGACCGAGGCCGACGGCTTCGCCGACCAGGCCGCGGTCCTGGTCCACACGCGACTCGCCGCGGACGCGGCCGGGGCGACGCCGATGGACCGCCCGGAGTGGTGCACGGTGCAGCCCGGCACCGGCGCGGTGTTCTTCACCTGCACCAACAACACCGCCCGCACGGAATCCACCGACCCGGTCAATCCCCGGCTGAACAACCGCTTCGGGCACATCGTCAAGATCGACGAGGGCGGCGACCCCGCCGCGGAGAAGTTCGACTGGGACATCTTCCTGCTGGCCGGTGACCAGGAAAGCGGCGCCACCGTGCCCGCCGGCCAGGCCTTCGGCTCACCGGACGGACTGTGGTTCGACCAGGCGGGGCGGCTGTGGATCCAGACCGACGGCACCCAGCCGCTGGTCGACGGAGCCGCCCAGAACAACCAGATGCTCGCGGCGGACCCGGCCACCGGGGAGATCCGGCGCTTCCTGGCCGGGCCGCGGCGATGCGAGATCACCGGCATCACCGCCACCCCGGACGGCCGATCGCTGTTCGTGAACATCCAGCACCCCGGCGACTCCGGCACCCCGGACGACCCGAGGGCCGGCTCGAACTGGCCCGACTTCAGCCCGACCGGCCGCCCCCGCTCCGCCACCATCGTCATCACCAGAGAAGACGGCGGCGTAGTCGGCGGGCGATAA
- a CDS encoding RNA polymerase sigma-70 factor encodes MSEPTADAATEAFVAHRNLLFTVAYEMLGLAADAEDVLQETWLRWVGVDRATVREERAYLVRIVTRLSLDRLRAVGRRKESYVGPWLPEPLLTAPDVAEDVELADSVSMAMLLVLETLTPTERAVFVLREVFDVEYDEIAEAVGKSQAAVRQIAHRARAHVAARRPRGTASPAETRAALLAFQRAVETGELQDLLDILAPDVVALSDGGGVKHALLRPVVGADNVARLLAAGWWRRDAERSVEPVQINGGPGLLVRIDGEVDGVLAMRLENGYVTGAYHVRNPEKLSRVDRETAVSR; translated from the coding sequence ATGAGCGAACCAACCGCGGACGCCGCCACCGAGGCGTTCGTCGCCCACCGCAACCTGTTGTTCACCGTCGCCTACGAAATGCTCGGACTGGCCGCCGACGCCGAAGACGTCCTGCAGGAGACCTGGCTGCGATGGGTGGGCGTCGACCGCGCCACCGTGCGGGAAGAGCGCGCCTACCTGGTGCGGATCGTCACCCGGCTGTCACTGGACCGGCTGCGCGCGGTCGGCAGGCGCAAGGAGTCCTACGTCGGGCCGTGGTTGCCCGAGCCGTTGCTGACCGCGCCCGACGTGGCCGAGGACGTCGAACTGGCCGACAGCGTTTCGATGGCGATGCTGCTGGTGCTGGAGACGCTCACGCCGACCGAGCGCGCGGTTTTTGTGCTGCGCGAGGTGTTCGACGTGGAGTACGACGAGATCGCCGAAGCCGTCGGCAAGAGCCAGGCCGCGGTCCGCCAGATCGCGCACCGGGCGCGGGCGCACGTGGCCGCGCGCCGTCCCCGCGGCACCGCGTCCCCGGCCGAGACCCGGGCCGCGCTGCTGGCTTTCCAGCGGGCGGTCGAAACCGGTGAGCTGCAGGACCTGCTCGACATCCTCGCCCCGGACGTCGTCGCGCTGAGCGACGGCGGGGGAGTCAAGCACGCCCTGCTCCGGCCGGTCGTGGGCGCGGACAACGTGGCTCGCCTGCTGGCTGCCGGCTGGTGGCGGCGCGACGCCGAACGGTCGGTCGAGCCGGTGCAGATCAACGGCGGCCCCGGCTTGCTCGTCCGCATCGACGGTGAGGTCGACGGGGTGCTGGCGATGCGGCTCGAGAACGGCTACGTCACCGGCGCCTACCACGTGCGCAATCCGGAGAAGCTGTCGCGTGTGGACCGGGAGACGGCCGTGAGCCGCTGA
- a CDS encoding NADP-dependent oxidoreductase yields MKAIGVSDFGGPEVLRVLDLPEPRAGRGEVRIRVHAAAVNPTDVLLRTGGHAVRMPGRRPPFVPGMDAAGVIDQLGPGVDDRLAVGQRVVAMVLFTGPHGGAYAEHVVVPAASVVPAPEGVDFPAASTLLMNAMTARLALDALPGGTIAVTGAAGAVGGYAVELAKADGRTVIADAAPADADRVRRFGADHLVERGPDVAERIRALAPDGVPGLIDGSTQTGDLLPAIADGGTLAELRGWSGPADRGIHVIPVMVTDGITDTARLDALSRQAANGTLSLHVADVLPADEAAKAHRLLEAGGLRGRLVLDFS; encoded by the coding sequence ATGAAGGCGATTGGTGTCTCCGACTTCGGTGGTCCGGAAGTGCTGCGGGTCCTGGACCTGCCCGAACCGCGTGCGGGCCGCGGTGAAGTCCGCATCCGGGTGCACGCGGCCGCGGTGAATCCGACCGATGTGCTGCTGCGGACCGGCGGCCACGCCGTCCGCATGCCCGGCCGCCGTCCCCCGTTCGTGCCCGGCATGGACGCGGCGGGCGTGATCGACCAGCTCGGCCCCGGCGTGGACGACCGGCTCGCCGTCGGGCAGCGGGTGGTCGCCATGGTGTTGTTCACCGGTCCGCACGGTGGCGCCTACGCCGAGCACGTCGTCGTGCCCGCCGCGTCGGTGGTTCCGGCGCCGGAGGGGGTGGACTTCCCCGCCGCGTCCACCCTGCTGATGAACGCGATGACCGCACGCCTCGCACTGGACGCGCTTCCCGGCGGCACCATCGCGGTGACCGGTGCGGCCGGTGCTGTCGGCGGGTACGCCGTCGAGCTGGCCAAGGCCGACGGCCGGACCGTCATCGCCGACGCCGCCCCGGCCGACGCCGACCGGGTGCGCCGGTTCGGTGCCGATCACCTCGTCGAGCGCGGACCCGATGTCGCCGAACGCATCCGCGCGTTGGCGCCCGACGGCGTGCCCGGCCTCATCGACGGCTCGACGCAGACCGGCGACCTGCTGCCCGCCATCGCCGACGGCGGCACGCTGGCCGAACTGCGGGGCTGGTCCGGCCCGGCCGACCGCGGCATCCACGTCATTCCGGTGATGGTGACCGACGGCATCACCGACACCGCGCGGCTGGACGCGCTGAGCCGCCAAGCCGCGAACGGCACCCTGAGCCTGCACGTCGCCGACGTGCTCCCCGCCGACGAGGCGGCCAAGGCCCACCGGCTGCTGGAAGCGGGCGGGCTACGCGGCCGGTTGGTGCTGGACTTCTCCTGA
- a CDS encoding MFS transporter: MPDRQLEISAGPREWLGLAVLVLPTALLSMDATVLYLALPSLAAELAPSPGQLLWISDAYGFLVAGFLVTMGTLGDRIGRRRLLLIGAAAFLVTSVLAAFAPTAGLLIVARGLLGIAGATLMPSTLALIGGMFRDPRQRGTAIGLWSAGLSGGVALGPIAGGLLLEWFWWGSVFLLAVPVMVLLLLTGPFLLPEHRDPEPGKLDLASVALSLAAVLPVVYGIKHLAEGGSALPGGIALALGAGAGVVFLRRQRRLSVPLIDLRLFAARPFRNALVVLLGALACVAGVYLFAALYLQQEAALSPIEAGLWLVPSAAAMVLTSVAAPALTRRLPVHRVLAWSLVVAALGFLVLAWTSGIAPLVIGLVLIYLGLGPVMALSTDIVVSAAPPDRAGAASALSETSVEFGLALGVAVLGSVGTFVQSRHDFTTGLTAVAAIGVAVLLAMAALTGRSRRA; the protein is encoded by the coding sequence ATGCCCGATCGACAACTCGAAATCTCCGCCGGTCCGCGCGAATGGCTCGGCCTCGCCGTGCTCGTCCTGCCGACCGCGCTGCTGTCCATGGACGCCACGGTGCTCTACCTGGCACTGCCCAGCCTCGCCGCGGAGCTGGCCCCGAGCCCGGGTCAGCTGCTGTGGATCTCCGACGCCTACGGCTTTCTCGTCGCCGGTTTCCTGGTCACCATGGGCACGCTGGGCGACCGGATCGGCCGTCGCCGCCTGCTGCTGATCGGCGCGGCCGCCTTCCTGGTCACCTCCGTGCTGGCGGCCTTCGCACCGACGGCCGGACTGCTCATCGTCGCCCGCGGCCTGCTCGGCATCGCCGGCGCCACGCTGATGCCGTCCACCCTCGCGCTGATCGGCGGCATGTTCCGCGATCCGCGTCAGCGCGGCACCGCGATCGGGCTGTGGTCCGCCGGGCTGTCCGGCGGGGTGGCGCTCGGCCCGATCGCCGGTGGGCTGCTGCTCGAATGGTTCTGGTGGGGCTCGGTGTTCCTGCTCGCCGTGCCGGTGATGGTCCTGCTGCTGCTCACCGGCCCGTTCCTGCTGCCGGAACACCGCGACCCCGAACCCGGCAAGCTGGACCTCGCCAGCGTGGCCCTGTCACTGGCGGCCGTGCTGCCGGTCGTCTACGGCATCAAGCACCTCGCCGAGGGCGGCTCGGCGCTGCCCGGTGGGATCGCGCTGGCGCTCGGGGCCGGTGCCGGGGTCGTGTTCCTGCGGCGGCAACGGCGGTTGAGCGTGCCGCTGATCGACCTGCGGCTGTTCGCCGCGCGGCCGTTCCGGAACGCGCTGGTGGTCCTGCTCGGCGCGCTCGCCTGTGTCGCCGGGGTCTACCTGTTCGCCGCGCTCTACCTCCAGCAGGAAGCCGCGCTTTCCCCGATCGAAGCCGGTTTGTGGCTGGTGCCCTCCGCCGCGGCGATGGTGCTCACCTCGGTCGCGGCGCCCGCACTGACCCGGCGGCTGCCCGTCCACCGCGTGCTCGCGTGGTCGCTGGTGGTCGCGGCGCTCGGCTTCCTCGTGCTGGCCTGGACCTCGGGAATCGCGCCGCTGGTCATCGGGCTCGTGCTGATCTACCTCGGCCTGGGACCGGTGATGGCGCTGAGCACGGACATCGTGGTCAGCGCGGCGCCACCCGACCGGGCCGGTGCGGCCTCGGCGCTGTCGGAAACCAGCGTGGAGTTCGGCCTGGCGCTCGGCGTCGCGGTGCTCGGCAGCGTCGGCACGTTCGTCCAAAGCAGACACGACTTCACCACCGGCCTCACCGCGGTCGCGGCGATCGGCGTGGCCGTGCTGCTCGCCATGGCCGCGCTGACCGGGCGGAGCAGGCGCGCCTGA
- the map gene encoding type I methionyl aminopeptidase, whose protein sequence is MIELKTPAEIERMHVAGRFVAEVLTEVGRLADVGFNLLDLEHHVRGMIERRGAESCYWDYAPSFGRGPFRNVICLSVNDAVLHGLPHDYVLRDGDVLSADLAVGIDGWVADSARTVIVGTAAEEDLRIIRATEEALEAAIEAARPGNRLGDISAAIWSVARDYGYPVNTEFGGHGIGRTMHEELHVSNKGKPGRGLKLQPGLTLALEPWFARTTDRVIYDPDGWTIRSADGSRTAHSEHTIAITEDAPLVLTRRDSETPATPGSSGGRVSAKDA, encoded by the coding sequence GTGATCGAACTGAAGACGCCAGCGGAGATCGAGCGCATGCACGTGGCCGGTCGGTTCGTCGCCGAGGTGCTCACCGAGGTCGGCAGGCTCGCCGATGTCGGCTTCAACCTGCTGGACCTGGAGCACCACGTGCGCGGCATGATCGAGCGGCGCGGCGCGGAGTCGTGCTACTGGGACTACGCGCCCTCGTTCGGGCGCGGCCCGTTCCGCAACGTCATCTGCCTGTCCGTCAACGACGCCGTGCTGCACGGCCTGCCACACGACTACGTGCTGCGCGACGGGGACGTGCTCAGCGCGGACCTCGCGGTCGGCATCGACGGCTGGGTGGCCGACTCGGCGCGCACGGTCATCGTCGGCACGGCCGCCGAGGAGGACCTGCGGATCATCCGTGCCACCGAGGAAGCGCTGGAGGCGGCGATCGAGGCGGCCCGGCCCGGCAACCGGCTGGGGGACATCTCGGCGGCCATCTGGTCGGTGGCCCGCGACTACGGCTATCCGGTGAACACCGAGTTCGGCGGCCACGGCATCGGGCGGACCATGCACGAGGAACTCCACGTGTCCAACAAGGGCAAGCCGGGGCGCGGCCTGAAGCTCCAGCCGGGGCTGACCCTCGCGCTCGAACCGTGGTTCGCCCGCACCACCGACCGGGTCATCTACGACCCCGACGGCTGGACCATCCGCTCGGCCGACGGCTCGCGCACGGCCCACTCGGAGCACACCATCGCCATCACCGAGGACGCGCCACTGGTCCTCACCCGGCGCGACTCGGAAACACCCGCCACACCGGGCAGTTCCGGCGGGCGGGTGTCTGCAAAGGACGCGTGA
- a CDS encoding carboxymuconolactone decarboxylase family protein yields MQELRSRMPNPLQFVPELAEVSAGLHKAIGNSPIPRSTIGLMQLRAGQLLGSTYFTIRDTATLREAGESEERITAVATWRNAPYFTDAERVALELVEAVLTPNPAGERVSDELHAKASAHYDDRELWSLIIVIAHIGFFTPAALIAKPIPGRAPGQNYTD; encoded by the coding sequence ATGCAGGAACTCCGGTCGCGCATGCCCAACCCGCTCCAGTTCGTGCCCGAGCTGGCCGAAGTCAGCGCGGGCCTGCACAAGGCCATCGGCAACAGTCCGATCCCGCGGTCCACCATCGGCCTGATGCAGCTTCGCGCCGGGCAGCTGCTCGGCAGCACGTACTTCACCATCCGGGACACCGCCACCCTCCGCGAGGCCGGCGAGTCGGAGGAACGCATCACCGCCGTTGCGACCTGGCGGAACGCGCCCTACTTCACCGACGCCGAACGCGTCGCGCTCGAACTCGTGGAGGCCGTTCTCACGCCGAACCCGGCCGGGGAGCGCGTCTCCGACGAGTTGCACGCCAAGGCGTCCGCGCACTACGACGACCGGGAGCTCTGGTCGCTGATCATCGTGATCGCGCACATCGGCTTCTTCACCCCCGCCGCACTCATCGCCAAGCCCATCCCCGGCCGCGCCCCGGGCCAGAACTACACCGACTAG
- a CDS encoding TetR/AcrR family transcriptional regulator codes for MAESRNGQVRADSRRNRAAIVTAARAAVAELGDKVSLEQIARLAQVNTRTLFRHFPTKDDLLAAVLEDYFAERVEPVLRRAAADPDPRRALETVLTESTTAFVEQPGVLALISGGARTSGIAPRYLEPLAEILTRARKAGAVRDDLTPDDIPCLVTMLVAGASHAGPDWPRYLALVLDSLPPEAARAPLPPISR; via the coding sequence GTGGCGGAGAGCAGGAACGGCCAGGTGCGCGCGGACTCCCGGCGCAACCGGGCCGCCATCGTGACCGCGGCCCGCGCGGCCGTGGCGGAACTGGGCGACAAGGTCTCCCTGGAGCAGATCGCCCGGCTGGCACAGGTCAACACCCGCACGTTGTTCCGCCACTTCCCCACCAAGGACGACCTGCTGGCGGCGGTGCTGGAGGACTACTTCGCCGAGCGGGTGGAGCCGGTCCTGCGGCGGGCCGCCGCCGACCCCGATCCGCGCCGCGCGCTGGAGACCGTGCTGACCGAGAGCACCACCGCGTTCGTCGAGCAGCCGGGCGTGCTCGCGCTGATCAGCGGTGGCGCCCGTACCTCCGGCATCGCGCCCCGCTATCTGGAGCCGCTGGCCGAAATCCTGACCAGGGCCAGGAAGGCCGGGGCGGTCCGGGACGACCTCACTCCGGACGACATCCCCTGCCTGGTCACCATGCTCGTGGCCGGCGCGAGCCACGCGGGCCCGGACTGGCCCCGCTACCTCGCGCTCGTCCTGGACAGCTTGCCGCCGGAAGCCGCCCGCGCCCCGCTTCCCCCGATCTCGCGGTAG
- a CDS encoding FAD-dependent monooxygenase has protein sequence MSKGTVLVSGASIAGPAVAFWLRRYGFEVTVVEKAAGLRGGGYPIDVRGTALEVVRRMGVLPQLQEAHIDSRRLTFLEADGGEVASLHPQVVAGGVEGSDVEVRRGDLAEILYGVTRDDVEFVFGDSIDSLTEHEDGVEVDFRSGIRREFDLVLGADGLHSRTRELVFGPEHQYHRYLGYCFAGFTMPNKFGLSQEGVLWSSPGRGAALYAVKGSDDVHGFLVVARPEPPFEAFRDPQAQCDLVATAFADDAWEIPAMVAAMRDADDLFFDTVSQIHLPHWSSGRVGLVGDAAYAPSFLTGQGSSIALVGAYMLARSLAVHSDHTAAFAAYEGDTREFVELNQAQVGVGEAALFPVTAEALAQRNNRLRGLSALPPETGRPAHTALTLPEPITE, from the coding sequence ATGAGCAAGGGTACGGTTCTGGTCTCCGGTGCGAGCATCGCCGGTCCCGCCGTCGCGTTCTGGTTGCGACGGTACGGATTCGAAGTGACGGTGGTGGAAAAGGCCGCCGGGCTGCGTGGTGGCGGATATCCGATCGACGTGCGCGGCACCGCGCTGGAGGTGGTCCGCCGGATGGGCGTTCTGCCGCAACTCCAGGAAGCGCACATCGATTCGCGCCGATTGACCTTTCTCGAAGCCGATGGCGGCGAGGTGGCGTCACTGCACCCGCAGGTGGTGGCCGGTGGAGTCGAGGGAAGTGACGTCGAGGTGCGTCGCGGGGATCTGGCGGAAATCCTGTACGGGGTCACCCGCGACGACGTGGAGTTCGTGTTCGGTGACTCCATCGATTCGCTCACCGAACACGAGGACGGGGTCGAGGTCGATTTCCGCAGTGGCATCCGGCGTGAATTCGATCTGGTGCTGGGTGCCGACGGCCTGCATTCGCGCACCCGGGAACTCGTGTTCGGGCCGGAGCACCAGTACCACCGCTATCTGGGCTATTGCTTCGCCGGATTCACCATGCCCAACAAATTCGGCCTGTCACAGGAAGGCGTGCTCTGGAGTTCTCCCGGTCGGGGAGCGGCGCTCTACGCGGTCAAGGGGAGCGACGACGTCCACGGGTTCCTCGTCGTCGCCCGCCCCGAACCGCCTTTCGAGGCATTCCGGGATCCCCAGGCGCAATGTGACCTCGTCGCCACGGCTTTCGCCGATGACGCCTGGGAGATCCCGGCCATGGTCGCCGCGATGCGCGACGCGGACGACCTGTTCTTCGACACCGTCAGCCAGATCCACCTGCCGCACTGGTCCAGCGGCCGGGTCGGCCTCGTCGGTGATGCCGCCTACGCCCCGTCCTTCCTGACCGGGCAGGGATCCAGCATCGCCCTCGTCGGTGCCTACATGCTCGCCCGGTCACTGGCCGTCCACAGTGACCACACCGCCGCCTTCGCCGCGTACGAAGGTGACACCCGGGAATTCGTCGAACTGAACCAGGCACAGGTCGGTGTGGGCGAAGCCGCGCTCTTCCCGGTCACCGCCGAAGCCTTGGCGCAACGCAACAACCGGCTTCGCGGCCTTTCCGCCCTGCCGCCGGAAACCGGGCGACCGGCCCACACCGCGCTCACCCTGCCCGAGCCCATCACCGAGTGA
- a CDS encoding MerR family transcriptional regulator: MRISELARRTGVSQRLLRYYEEQGLLRPQRLPSGYRVYDESDVTTVEHIRNLLAAGLSTTTIADLLPCMGSEGGQLIADCPELLVDLHRERARLTAEITELTTARSTLDQVIATAPPSVEHAAAQLRDAG, from the coding sequence GTGCGCATCAGCGAGCTGGCACGCAGGACGGGCGTCAGTCAGCGCCTGCTGCGGTACTACGAAGAGCAGGGTTTGCTGCGCCCGCAACGCCTTCCCAGTGGTTACCGGGTGTATGACGAAAGCGACGTGACCACCGTCGAGCACATCCGCAACCTGCTCGCCGCCGGCCTGTCCACCACCACGATCGCGGATCTGCTGCCCTGCATGGGTTCCGAGGGCGGGCAGCTCATCGCCGACTGCCCCGAGCTGCTGGTGGACCTCCACCGCGAGCGGGCCAGGCTCACCGCGGAGATCACCGAGCTGACCACCGCCCGCAGCACCCTGGACCAGGTGATCGCCACCGCGCCGCCCTCGGTCGAGCACGCCGCCGCCCAGCTGCGCGACGCGGGTTGA
- a CDS encoding SDR family oxidoreductase, giving the protein MNSSKFAVAGATGRLGRHVVDVLTERGHHVVPMSRATGVDVITGAGLAEALTGAGVIIDVASWHASDEKAATEFFRTATRNLHEAGDRAGAGRLVAVSIIGADKATAGFVASQQVHEEAALSGPLPARLLRAAQFHEFVGQLLDWRQGDVAYVPNLPTQLVAARTVAEALVDLATAEEAPAGPIPEIAGPRKEIMAEAARLLGARRNIEVVGLDNAKVPDAELAASGAFLPGPHARLAGPTFREWLDAQP; this is encoded by the coding sequence GTGAACAGCAGCAAGTTCGCCGTGGCCGGAGCAACCGGGCGGCTGGGGCGCCACGTCGTCGACGTGCTCACCGAACGGGGGCACCATGTCGTGCCGATGTCCCGTGCCACCGGCGTGGACGTCATCACCGGCGCGGGCCTCGCCGAAGCGCTCACCGGGGCCGGCGTCATCATCGACGTCGCGTCGTGGCACGCCTCCGACGAGAAGGCGGCGACGGAGTTCTTCCGCACGGCCACCCGCAACCTGCACGAGGCCGGGGACCGCGCGGGTGCCGGACGGCTCGTCGCCGTGTCCATCATCGGCGCGGACAAGGCCACCGCCGGGTTTGTCGCTTCCCAGCAGGTACACGAGGAAGCCGCCCTGTCCGGCCCGCTGCCCGCCCGACTCCTGCGGGCCGCGCAGTTCCACGAGTTCGTCGGCCAGCTGCTGGACTGGCGGCAGGGCGACGTCGCCTACGTGCCGAACCTGCCGACCCAGCTGGTGGCCGCGCGCACGGTGGCCGAAGCGCTGGTCGACCTGGCCACCGCCGAGGAAGCCCCGGCCGGGCCTATCCCCGAGATCGCCGGGCCGCGCAAGGAGATCATGGCCGAAGCGGCCCGGCTGCTCGGTGCCCGCCGGAACATCGAGGTCGTCGGCCTCGACAACGCCAAGGTCCCCGACGCCGAACTCGCCGCCAGTGGGGCCTTCCTGCCTGGCCCGCATGCCAGGCTGGCCGGCCCCACCTTCCGGGAGTGGCTCGACGCCCAGCCCTGA